TTGAAACACAAGTCGTTTTCTGCTGAAGAGGCTTGCGATATAGCTGTACTCCCCTTTGcattttgattcatttcagCTAGCTCCTGAAAACATAGGTCCGGGTATTCCTCATTCACAGCAGATAAAGCGATAGatgtattgtaattatggagAGTTACAGAGAAATGTAATGGAGTCCTCTTTGGCCAAATCACACACCCAACACAACTACTAGGTAGGTAGGAGCTGGTGGAGGCTCTCCTAATATGCTCCCTTTGACAGAGTCTAGCTTGCAATGTCTGGGGCATGGCATTGGGTAGGTTAATAATGCACCTTCCCGCTGATATGACAATTACCTACAAGGCAATTTATCaagcaagaaagaaagagtggATGAGAGGGCAGGGGTAGAGGCTAAGAGATtgacagagacacacacacacaaaataagcaaagattaaagagaaaaatatgctATGAAagagagtacattgtatatacttcCACTACACTCACAGGCACAAAACATATTCATACACATCAAAGAAAACAGCCTAACATACGTAGCAGGCACATTGCCGTTTCTGGCTgctccaaaacaaaacaaaatttgcttGAATATGCTCAACAGTATGTACCTGGTAATCATGTGAATCAGTGAGGTAGAGCATCTGTATGTATGGACTTCAGTAGGACAGATGTAAATTTGTACACATAATACATttaaattcatctgtgtaatacagtgtactcctgTTGTAATGAACATGGatggttaaaacaaaattccagttacaatgaagtaaacatTCAGGCCACAGCACTATCcactctatgtttttttttattgtttatttgttcggttatctGACAAAATTTCTatttaacgaaagaaaactgctggtcccaaggatTTTGtcataacaggagtccactgtacaaggTTCAACACTACCAAAAAGTTGCTATCACTGGATTTCTGTTGGTCTACATTCCATGCATATCTTTTACTGAATACACTCATACATAATTCAAACTCTTCCAATGGTGGACCCTGAGGATTTCAcattctgtaaaagtggaaattttcgcagtgggGAATTTCCTTTGCACTTCACACAACatgaaactagcgcgaaaatgtAAGCctgcattttcttgtttttgtttttgcccgTTATGGGTAATAACTAGTTTATATCTTGATTTGGTGGaagtaaaaacatataaaattaAGCTTACCCAGCTGAGCGTGAaagtttccacttttacaggagGTAATGAATTCCTCAAGCTGGACTGCATGGAATAAAAAACTCCTGTGACAATCTGTGCTATCTATTTCTGCAGTGATCCATGCTGTAATTCAAACTCCACATCACCTTATGAACACACACAGTTCTTCTCAGTAGGCTTCCAATGTAGTGCTACAAGCTCTCCGTTATCAATGACTATTAAGTCTGTATGAGTCAAACAGAGCATATCTCCAATTTCTGAAAGCTCATCGTACTTCTCCTTGCAAAATTGTTTTCTGATTCACTGGAAATTCTGCTGCactgaatacattgtatgccaTGCACACTGTACACTATACCACACTGGAGTAAAATTTGATTCTGTGTAGGATAAAAGTTGTGATCAACAAATATAAATGCCACTGCACCAAACACTCAAACTTCCATTACAGTAAGAATCATTACAatccaggtttagataatatgGGTTTcaaaacatgtgcttacattGGTCTTGCCAATACCATCCAGTAgtttaaatgacaaaaattaatTACAGTATTCCTTCACAGTATATTCCTTCGCAACCTTCATTATCAAGGCTGCGTGAATTTGCACAAGAGTGTACGGTCACTATACATAAAACTGCACATGGTACAGTATTCTAGGAGCAAACAAAAGATTTTGTGGCTCAGAATTTGATTGTGTGCCTATAACTAAATTATGCAATGTCACTGCCTGCCTGGCAGAAGGGCCCTGGCATGAAATTTTGAGccaaaataaaatttttgttAGTTACATAACTGAACAAATTTGAAGGCTCTTTCATGTGATGTAACCATCattacttttatttatttacttactattttcatttattttttgttttttatttttatttatttatttttttatttatttctatttatttatttattttgttatttattttttatttttttatttttttttttttttgggggggggtgattttttgagtctGCAAGGTTTAGTGTCCACTAAGCAAAACATCATCCAGAATTTAAAATGGCTCTGGTAGGAGTTAATCTCTGATTTCTGGTATGCTTACATCCACCATGAGTACTTTCATATCACCCTCTCTTTCGTTGGGGGAAAATAATTAGTTCTTTGCTTGGTGAGAACTGAACAGGAAGACATGTACCAAATCTCTCACCGATTACTAGTCACACCAAACTGACACATCATAATCAAACGTTCAACAATTACAGCCAACTGGCGGCACACTCAGCCTGCGTCCACTGACTGACCGACTGAATGAATTATCCGTAACCTTCCGTGCAAGGACCAGTAATCGTTGAATGCCCGTTGCACTGACCACAAGCAAGGATGACTGAGCAGTATCTACAACACCGAGAGACGAGAGATAGGGAAGGCCATCCGCCGGCATTATGTCAGCCGGTTGCGTTCCCGCTGCAGTCTGGCGTTGTAGGCCTTTGACACCGTGTTCCACGAATCCATATACCTGTCCATGCACATTGCTATACATTTCTGGAGAGGGGCCAAGAAAAattgggagaaaaaaatatgaaaagaagtTAGTCTCCATTACATGATCTACTTCACATGACATCCATTACATTTCAAAACTATTCAACCATATACCAACATCATAGTTTTGCATGCTAACTTGTTTAATAGTTTTCCTTGCCACATGTACTAAACTAGCAAATCAATGCAtgaaaagttgcaaaaaaataaataaataaatacagtcaacctcgctcAAGTCAAATCTATTTAAACGAAGAGGGAGCTTCCACTGAGAGAAAATTCAACTAACAAGggattaaaatgaaaaaaaaaaaaaaaatatatatatatatataaagaggacttgttgaaaagactttCTACTTCGGCGATTATCTGACTTACAATCTGTACAAAGTATGTGCGGTCGATTTAAGACTGTACTTCACAATTGAAAAACCTTTCCTTTATAGATTTACTCCTTTAAATAATTGTACATGAATGCTACCTTACCTGTTCTGAACTGTCTAATGATGTACCAGGCTTGTAGACGCACTTCTTGAAACACTTGTCTGTCATTTTCTGTACAGTAGAGTGAAAGTGACACATGATGTATTATTGCACATCTTTAGCACTGAAATTTGGATGATGGTGTACTATCAATCACCATAATATTAGTCTGCAGTATTGTTACTACCTACAGCGCCCTGATGACGACTTCCGTGCAACAGGCGGTTTGTTGAAGTGATCGACGTGTAAAGTGCACAAGGACGAACTAAAAAAATGCTGAGACAAAATTTTTCATTGGACTCTTACTGCAGATTAGGCAATATTGGAGATCAATTCCTCGATGTTACTACAGACAGCTAACACGGTTACAGCTTACAGTGCCTTAGGGTCAGGGTCTCTCTTCCAAACTTTGACTTTGTACACTGCCCTCGAACGAATTCCAGAGGTGGCGGCATCTGCTTGCTTGTCCGTTCATCTGCACGTATTTCcataaatgacactttcacgTTCTCATCATTTGAACTCCTTGATGTCACAATCAACCTTTCTCACTCATCCGCTCTGAGAGTATATGGCATCTACAGACCACCTCCTTCTGCTAAGAACAATTTAACCAATAACTTATTTCTGTCAGAATTCCCTACACTTCTGGAATCAGTGGCAATCGATGACTATCGTTCCATTCTGCTTGGGGATTACAACATACATGTTGACGATTGCACGGATAATTTGGCTGTATCTTTTCTAAGCACCATTAACTCTCTAGGATTTCAACAGCATGTTAAAGAGGCAACTCATAAAGCTGGACACACATTAGACCTAGTTCTAAGCAGAAAAGTTGACAACATTGTATCGAATGTTAATCTTGTCACATTTCTGCCCTCTGACCACTCCGCCATCATCACCACTCTCAACCTCAAAGGCCCAGTGAACCCCAAGAAGCAGACTACCTCCAGAAATCTACGGTCTATGGACCTCTGCTCCTTTAAAAATGACATTGCTGCATCACTTTTCCAGATCAGAGAGCCAGCATGTCCCTCCGAGGCTGTCCTGCTGCTCAACTCTCATGTAACAAGACTTCTTGATAAGTACGCTCCGCTCAAGACTAGATCTGTAACAGTGCGGCCAAATAATCCCTGGTACACGACAGAAGTGAAGGAGGCTAAGAAGCGTAGACGCCGTGCAGAGCGCCGCATGATCAAGTCTGGTCTTTGCATTGACAGAGAGCTGTATCGGCAAGAGTGTGAGTCCTACTACAGCCACCTTGCTGACGCCAAGTCAAGGCACCTAAGAGAGGAGATTGCTGCTGCAGACACCAAACAACTTTTCAACATCATCAAAAGACTCACAATTGCACATCCAGATTCTTCTCTTCCTGACCATACTTCAAATCCTGCACTTGCCAATCAGTTTGCTGAGTTTTTCGACAACAAGATTAGTACCATTGCATCTTCATTCCCGGTGTCTCCTGAAATCTTTCTCTCTAATTCCTCTCGCATAAATATAAACACtgagtgtgtattttctgagtttGGTTTAATCACTGAGTCACAAATGAAACGTCTCATCAATTCTCTTCCGTCCAAGTCTTGTTCTCTTGATCCTCTCCCCACATGGCTACTAAAAGAGTGTCTAGATGAATTTCTTCCTGCAATAACTCACATTCTGAATCTCTCGTTGTCATCAGGCGTAGTTCCTAAGCACTTCAAAAGGTCACTCATATTGCCCTTTCTAAAGAAACCCAGCTTAGACCgtaatgatttgaataattttcgCCCCATTGCTAATCTGTCTTTTCTTGGTAAAGTTCTTGAGAAAGTGGTTGCTCGCCAACTCAGAGATCATCTTGATGAACACCAGCTGTTTCCTAGTAATCAGTCTGCCTACAGGCACTTCCACTCCACTGAAAGCGCCTTATTGAAGGTACTCAATGACCTCCTCTTAGCAGTAGACAAAGGCCATGAAGTTGCTCTTCTGCTTTTAGATTATTCTGCTGCGTTTGATACTATCAATCATGAAATTCTCCTTAACAGATTGGAGACTAATTTTGGTCTAACGGGAACAGTCTTGAGATGGATTGCATCTTACTTACACGACCGCCACCAGATGGTTACTGTGAACGGTGCATTTTCTCAGTCGTTCCCTCTTAGACATGGTGTCCCCCAGGGGTCTGTGGTTGGTCCTTTACTATTTCTTCTATACACAGCCCCTCTGTCTTCAGTAATCAACTCTCATAACGATAttttacatgttatgtatgcCGACGATACTCAAatctacataatcatacaaccaAATACCCAAGTCGAAGCACTCTGCAAACTTAGTAGATGCGTTGATGATATCAAGCAATGGTCTCAcgataattatttgaaattgaattgtgttaaatcaGAATTTTTATATGTTCATTCTCAGTTCAGGCGGGGTAGCTCTCTAACAGAATTTTCCTTTGAAGATAGTACTATCCCCATCTCTCAGTCCGTCAGAGATCTCGGAGTTATTGTCAATAAGCATCTGAACTTTCAACAACATATTAAGAATTCATGTCGTTCTGCCGCTTGGGGTATttgtaaaattggtaaaatacGTAAATTATTGGATCGGTCTTCCACGGAACGTCTCATTCACGCATTTGTTTCCTTTCATCTTGACTACTGCAATTCCCTTCTTGTTGGTCTCCCTGCTTCAAGTACTGCGccacttcaaagaattcaaaatacagctgctaggcttgtgacccttacaaaaagatctgaccacattactccagttctccaatccctccactggctccccatcCATCAACATATCACTTTTAAAATCCtccttattgtttacaagatatgtaataatcttgccccATCTTATCTTAAAGATTTAATTtccttccgctcctccacttcaacccgttctcttcgTTCTTCCTCCGCTCTCCAATTATCACGTGGTCCCCGCACCTGTACACGTTGTGGTGATAGGGCCTTTTCAGTTATTTCCCCACTTCTTTGGAATGAACTCCCTTTTTATATTCGTAacgctgaaaatgttgataggtttaagtcattgttgaaaactcatctgtttacacaaccttaattttgctgttgttgttgttgttgctgtcgttaCCATactatgtacataatgctgtattttgtttttacgttatatatattatttttttccccgatttgatgcgcttagaaacatcagtattaagcgctatataaatgttattcattatcattatcattatcattaacctTCCGGGTGCGGGCCCGGTAAATAACCCGGCATCGACACGACACGAACGTGTCGGCACGCGCTGCCAGTAACCCCCCGGCCCCCGGTATGGAATTAGATCTAGCCACCCGGCACATAACCATATATGATAAccctaaccgcagcagcgaccccaataCATACCGTAAAGGTTAGACCCTTTTCTACtatgttacagcgccccgcgccggggttaATGATAACcctaaccccgggacgctccgtgtacacagttacacactgtgGGAGCGCCCTGAGTCAATAGAGTGCTATATCGGTAAGcttgaaaaacatacacagtctGTCACAGATTTTCGCGCCTCCGTAAGTTTCGAATTTCACTAgaaaaaaacttacttttatagTATACATAAGATTCTTATCTAATTCCTACCATACGTTCACCTTGTTCTTGTTCACACTGGTCCAATGATCTtgaaaaaacgttttttttacaggtccatCTCCTAGCTCCCCATCCCATTCACCATTTTCGAAATCAGTATGCAGTACACTGCGCacgtaaatattcatgtgcCGGGCGGAGTCGCAATGCTTTTAGCCTTCTGACAAGGCCTGCGCGCGCGTACCCACCCAGAAAGCAACGCAATATACAGCGAGAGGGTTTGCCACAACAGTATGATACGGCCTTGCCataaagctacagctgtacagatgaattgacggccagcgcatgcgcacaagtttcaaatccattgactgtaTAAGATGTCATTCTCCCAAGTTCCTTTCGACCGAGTCGTATTTAACTCATCAATTCGAGCAGAAATGGAATATTGGCAGGACCAAAAGTTGAACGCAGTCAGTCTTCAACATTATaacttcacctgtaagtctttctattacagaatttttgcaatttcatattgatatttagGCGCTATACTTCGCCTGTCATGATCATTGTATCTGCTACAATGCGCAGCCCCAACACTgtgtgttggggctggtcgcagttatgaTAACCCATGCTTTCGTCTGCGTCTTCCGCTTCCCGTGCGTCTCGTGTGACGTAACTTAGTCTATATTTTAGTATTTTattactgggttttttttttaagtgttgaCCTGACTTGGTCGAAAAAAACACTGCGAATTAGCAAAATTGCAATGAATTTGCGGCGCCAACAAGGGCCGCTTGACAAGGCCAACCGGCACCAACGCGCAAGGGGTCCAAGGCTAGCAAATTCTGGCACATGCATGGCGACCGACATGACATAAGTAATAACTAATCCAATATATGGGACTACACAAATGGCAAAATTGTACCTGTAATAACTCCTGGGCGTTAGCAAGAGCGATTTGTGTTCGTACTTCATCCATTATCTGACCCTTCTTAGCACTATCCATAGTTCCGCTTCCTGGAGAACCTCCTAAAGAAGAGCCGAATGAATCCATTTTGTTAATATTGAAGAAATAAAACCCTAAAAGACACCGAACAATGCGAGTACGAGTAGTCTGATGAAACAC
The sequence above is drawn from the Diadema setosum chromosome 19, eeDiaSeto1, whole genome shotgun sequence genome and encodes:
- the LOC140242546 gene encoding mitochondrial import inner membrane translocase subunit Tim13-like is translated as MHREEISVFHQTTRTRIVRCLLGFYFFNINKMDSFGSSLGGSPGSGTMDSAKKGQIMDEVRTQIALANAQELLQKMTDKCFKKCVYKPGTSLDSSEQKCIAMCMDRYMDSWNTVSKAYNARLQRERNRLT